One part of the Segnochrobactrum spirostomi genome encodes these proteins:
- a CDS encoding ABC transporter ATP-binding protein gives MSETSFLSVREARLAFGRTPVLNGVAIDVARGEFVALLGASGCGKTTLLRAIAGFQSLDSGAIRVAGRDVTAEPPERRGMALVFQSYALWPHMTVAATIGYGLKLRGIARAEIERRVTAMLALLGLDGLGGRKPAELSGGQRQRVALGRALAVDPEILLLDEPLSNLDARIRLTVRHEIRALQRRLGITAIHVTHDREEAMVMADRIVILDHGNVAQAGTPESVYNAPASAFVAAFMGAENVLPLRGARVGDAIEIAEGPDHAATRVPALGRRLGGPELQARFRPEAAKLLPAGAAAPGPGLTARGTVTAVSYPGGLWRHAVAIGGRDIQVDADAAFEPGLAVTLFVPAAALFLFEAGDPA, from the coding sequence ATGAGCGAGACGAGCTTTCTCAGCGTGCGCGAGGCCCGCCTCGCCTTCGGTCGCACCCCGGTTCTGAACGGGGTCGCGATCGACGTGGCGCGCGGCGAGTTCGTCGCCCTGCTCGGCGCCTCCGGCTGCGGCAAGACCACCCTTCTGCGCGCCATCGCCGGCTTTCAGAGCCTCGATTCGGGGGCGATCCGGGTCGCCGGGCGCGACGTGACGGCCGAGCCGCCGGAGCGGCGCGGCATGGCGCTGGTGTTCCAGTCCTACGCGCTGTGGCCGCATATGACGGTGGCCGCGACGATCGGATACGGCCTCAAGCTGCGCGGCATCGCCCGCGCCGAGATCGAGCGCCGGGTGACCGCCATGCTCGCGCTGCTCGGGCTCGACGGCCTCGGCGGCCGCAAGCCGGCGGAGCTCTCCGGTGGCCAGCGCCAGCGGGTGGCGCTCGGCCGGGCGCTCGCCGTCGATCCGGAAATCCTCCTCCTCGACGAGCCGCTCTCCAACCTCGACGCCCGTATTCGCCTCACCGTCCGCCACGAGATCCGCGCCCTTCAGCGCCGCCTCGGCATCACCGCGATCCACGTCACCCACGACCGCGAGGAGGCCATGGTCATGGCCGACCGCATCGTCATCCTCGATCACGGCAACGTCGCCCAGGCCGGCACGCCGGAGAGCGTCTACAACGCCCCGGCCTCCGCCTTCGTCGCCGCCTTCATGGGTGCGGAAAACGTTCTGCCGCTGCGTGGTGCGAGGGTCGGCGACGCGATCGAGATCGCCGAAGGTCCGGATCATGCGGCGACCCGCGTGCCGGCGCTCGGCCGCCGCCTCGGCGGTCCGGAGCTCCAGGCCCGTTTTCGTCCGGAGGCGGCGAAGCTGCTGCCGGCCGGCGCCGCCGCGCCCGGTCCGGGCTTGACGGCCCGCGGGACGGTAACCGCGGTCAGCTATCCCGGCGGCCTCTGGCGTCATGCGGTTGCGATCGGCGGGCGCGACATTCAGGTCGATGCGGACGCGGCCTTCGAGCCGGGGCTCGCCGTCACGCTGTTCGTGCCGGCCGCGGCGCTGTTCCTGTTCGAGGCGGGCGATCCGGCCTGA
- a CDS encoding glycosyltransferase family protein → MRIIVCSPGYKNKFAGFYYAFDKKILNGLIRAGHNVIHFRDREESRIAHTKVLAIGKTRANLSLLEIAEHFRPEMIALFHADVVTNETLTKLRTAHPGCLVVNVDCDALVDGHVMTRMVARGPVCDLSFVTTAGPALAALRASGVPARYIPNPTDASMEDVDAFAADEKNADLVYMSSYARKAAQWRFLDAVAAAAPELAIVRYGIDKQRLLGRAYFEALKRARAALNWGKHNDVPFYSSDRIGQLFGAGVCVAMPRGSGFRRFLGEEDALFFDGAEDLAARLRRAVADESWRAIGRAGQARYRALFNERRVAEFLVAAATGDDVAGYEWADL, encoded by the coding sequence ATGCGGATCATCGTCTGCTCGCCGGGGTACAAGAATAAGTTCGCCGGCTTCTATTACGCGTTCGACAAGAAGATCCTGAACGGCCTGATCCGCGCCGGCCACAATGTCATCCATTTCCGCGACCGCGAGGAATCGCGCATCGCCCACACCAAAGTCCTCGCCATCGGCAAGACGCGGGCGAATCTTTCGCTCCTCGAGATCGCCGAGCATTTCCGCCCAGAGATGATCGCGCTGTTCCACGCCGACGTGGTGACGAACGAGACGCTGACGAAGCTCCGGACGGCGCATCCGGGCTGCCTCGTCGTCAATGTCGATTGCGACGCGCTGGTCGACGGCCACGTGATGACCCGCATGGTCGCCCGCGGCCCGGTCTGCGATCTGTCCTTCGTGACGACCGCCGGCCCGGCGCTCGCGGCGTTGCGAGCTAGCGGCGTGCCCGCCCGCTACATCCCCAATCCGACCGACGCCTCGATGGAGGACGTCGACGCCTTCGCCGCCGACGAGAAGAACGCCGACCTCGTCTATATGAGCAGCTATGCCCGCAAGGCGGCGCAGTGGCGCTTTCTCGACGCGGTCGCCGCCGCCGCGCCGGAGCTCGCGATCGTGCGCTACGGCATCGACAAGCAGCGTCTTCTCGGCCGGGCCTATTTCGAGGCGCTGAAGCGCGCCCGCGCCGCCCTCAATTGGGGCAAGCACAACGACGTGCCGTTCTATTCGTCCGATCGCATCGGCCAATTGTTCGGCGCCGGCGTGTGCGTGGCGATGCCGCGCGGCAGCGGCTTCCGCCGCTTTCTCGGCGAGGAGGACGCGCTGTTTTTTGACGGGGCCGAAGATCTCGCGGCGCGGCTCCGCCGGGCCGTCGCCGACGAAAGCTGGCGGGCGATCGGGCGCGCCGGCCAAGCGCGCTACCGTGCCCTCTTCAACGAGCGCCGTGTCGCCGAATTCCTCGTCGCTGCCGCGACCGGCGACGACGTCGCCGGCTACGAGTGGGCGGATCTCTGA
- a CDS encoding adenylate/guanylate cyclase domain-containing protein → MSCLLGEFPERLAAAIAADPQTDPANTLHHAAEGLNTIGLPLWRLGLHLETLHPTRSGVQIIWEDGQITQSERDRAGATGPAYQASPMRIVDDTGRPLRQRLVPGGAGFAPLEELATRGGTDYLLHPLPFADDIRTAAVSFVTQREGGFTDEDIARLGRAAAVISPFAERAVLRRIALNLLETYVGVRPGMRIYRGQIERGVPERLEAAVLIGDLRGFTELSNRASPEAVINLLDNWFDLFGVGVAAAEGEILKFVGDGVLAIFGAHRGTADAAARGLKASRAILAQADALSIEIGAETVPVKFGLGLHLGTVLYGNVGTATRLDFTVIGPAVNLASRIQDLTKTVPANAVATAEIVRALDEPLEKIGRFPVRGFPEPVDLFRI, encoded by the coding sequence ATGTCCTGTCTTCTCGGTGAATTTCCCGAACGTCTCGCCGCCGCGATCGCCGCCGATCCCCAGACCGATCCTGCGAACACCCTCCATCACGCCGCGGAGGGCCTCAACACGATCGGGCTGCCGCTGTGGCGCCTCGGCCTTCACCTCGAAACGCTGCATCCGACCCGCAGCGGCGTCCAGATCATCTGGGAAGACGGCCAGATCACCCAGTCCGAGCGCGACCGGGCGGGCGCCACCGGCCCCGCTTATCAGGCGAGCCCGATGCGGATCGTCGACGACACCGGGCGCCCGCTGCGCCAGCGTCTCGTCCCCGGCGGCGCCGGCTTCGCCCCGCTCGAAGAGCTCGCGACCCGGGGCGGCACCGATTATCTGCTCCACCCCTTGCCCTTCGCCGACGATATCCGCACCGCCGCCGTCTCCTTCGTGACGCAACGCGAGGGTGGCTTCACCGACGAGGACATCGCTCGGCTCGGCCGGGCGGCGGCGGTCATCAGCCCGTTCGCCGAGCGCGCGGTGTTGCGCCGGATCGCGCTCAATCTGCTCGAGACCTATGTCGGCGTGCGGCCGGGCATGCGCATCTATCGCGGCCAGATCGAACGCGGCGTGCCGGAGCGGCTGGAGGCGGCCGTGCTGATCGGCGATCTGCGCGGCTTCACCGAGCTCTCGAACCGCGCCTCGCCGGAAGCGGTGATCAACCTCCTCGACAACTGGTTCGACCTGTTCGGGGTCGGCGTCGCGGCGGCGGAAGGCGAGATCCTGAAATTCGTCGGCGACGGCGTGCTCGCCATCTTCGGCGCGCACCGGGGCACGGCCGACGCGGCCGCGCGCGGGCTCAAGGCGAGCCGGGCGATCCTCGCCCAGGCCGATGCGCTGTCGATCGAGATCGGGGCGGAGACCGTGCCGGTGAAGTTCGGCCTCGGGCTCCACCTCGGCACCGTGCTCTACGGCAATGTCGGCACCGCGACCCGGCTCGATTTCACGGTCATCGGCCCGGCCGTCAATCTGGCGAGCCGCATCCAGGACCTCACCAAGACGGTGCCGGCGAACGCGGTCGCCACCGCCGAGATCGTGCGCGCGCTCGACGAACCGCTCGAAAAGATCGGCCGCTTCCCGGTGCGCGGCTTTCCCGAGCCCGTCGATCTGTTCCGGATCTGA
- a CDS encoding cupin domain-containing protein, protein MSTAGGETIHEAVRTLRLVSSLAVSDARPSASDNLFTDAAGELSVGFWVHQPGVLTVNYTEDEVCVILEGEVRLVAADGSAETYKAGDMFFIPAGFKGTWETLVAVRKLYVIREKLVVTP, encoded by the coding sequence ATGAGCACGGCCGGCGGAGAGACCATCCACGAGGCGGTGCGTACCTTGCGCCTCGTTTCGAGCCTCGCCGTGTCGGATGCCAGACCGAGCGCGAGCGACAACCTGTTCACCGATGCCGCCGGCGAACTCAGCGTCGGCTTCTGGGTCCACCAGCCCGGCGTCCTCACGGTGAACTACACCGAGGACGAGGTCTGCGTGATCCTCGAAGGCGAGGTCCGGCTCGTCGCCGCCGACGGTTCGGCGGAGACCTACAAGGCCGGCGACATGTTCTTCATCCCGGCCGGCTTCAAGGGCACCTGGGAAACCCTCGTCGCGGTGCGCAAACTCTACGTCATCCGCGAGAAGCTCGTCGTCACCCCCTGA
- the arfB gene encoding alternative ribosome rescue aminoacyl-tRNA hydrolase ArfB, protein MIRVTETIVLDDAEIEESFVRASGPGGQHVNTTSTAVQLRFDARRSPSLPNDVAIRLLHLAGARATDDGVIVLIAQSHRSQKRNREEALERLVAMIREAAAPPKKRRATKPTLGSKLRRLEAKKSRAGVKSLRRDRPGMD, encoded by the coding sequence ATGATCCGCGTCACCGAGACCATCGTCCTCGACGACGCCGAGATCGAGGAGAGCTTCGTGCGGGCCTCCGGGCCGGGCGGACAGCACGTCAACACCACCTCGACGGCGGTGCAGTTGCGCTTCGATGCGCGACGCTCGCCGTCGCTGCCGAACGACGTGGCGATCCGCCTTCTGCACCTCGCCGGGGCGCGGGCGACCGACGACGGCGTGATCGTCCTGATCGCCCAATCCCACCGCAGCCAGAAGCGCAACCGCGAGGAGGCGCTGGAACGCCTCGTCGCGATGATCCGCGAGGCCGCCGCGCCGCCCAAGAAGCGGCGGGCGACGAAGCCGACCCTCGGCTCCAAGCTCCGCCGGCTGGAGGCGAAGAAGAGCCGCGCCGGCGTCAAGTCGCTGCGGCGCGACCGGCCGGGGATGGACTAG
- a CDS encoding HAL/PAL/TAL family ammonia-lyase yields MTDVVLDRPLYWQDVVAVADGAALSLSEGAQARIAGARAIVEAIVARGIRAYGVNTGVGALCDVIVDTAHQRTLSRNLLMSHACGIGAPLGARETRAIMAAAINNYAHGHSGIRPEVVEGLVALLAGGVVPEVPARGSVGYLTHMAHIALVLIGEGRARIGDETLSGAEALARIGRAPLVLEAKEGLSLVNGTPCGSGLGAVALARAARFVAWADATAALTFEALGGQIAAFDPESLALLRSPGIRETGDALRRLLDGSPALAASAGRRTQDALSLRAVPQVHGAARDVFETTGNTLDRELASVTDNPAVAGTPEEPKVFSEAHAVSASLGLALDSLGVAVAEIAAMSERRLDRLVNPLVSGLPAFLAEDGGASSGFMIAQYAALALVGENRRLAAPASLDAGVTSALQEDHLVHSTPAALKALTILDNAEQILAIELLAAAQASEIAGFGGARGTESVYERVRAEIGPYRDDRPLSDDLARAAALIRGTLAPQG; encoded by the coding sequence ATGACCGACGTTGTTCTCGACCGCCCGCTTTATTGGCAAGACGTCGTCGCCGTCGCCGACGGCGCGGCCCTCTCCCTGTCCGAGGGGGCGCAAGCCCGCATCGCCGGGGCGCGGGCGATCGTCGAGGCGATCGTGGCGCGGGGCATCCGCGCCTACGGGGTCAATACCGGCGTCGGCGCCTTGTGCGACGTCATCGTGGACACGGCCCACCAGCGTACCCTGTCGCGCAATCTCCTGATGAGCCACGCCTGCGGCATCGGCGCGCCGCTCGGTGCCCGCGAGACCCGGGCGATCATGGCGGCGGCGATCAACAATTATGCCCACGGCCATTCCGGCATCCGGCCCGAGGTGGTGGAGGGGCTCGTCGCGCTCCTCGCCGGCGGGGTGGTGCCCGAAGTGCCGGCTCGCGGCTCGGTCGGCTACCTGACCCACATGGCCCATATCGCCCTGGTCCTGATCGGCGAGGGCCGGGCGCGGATCGGCGACGAGACCCTGAGCGGCGCCGAGGCGCTCGCCCGCATCGGCCGCGCCCCCCTGGTGCTCGAAGCCAAGGAGGGGCTCAGCCTCGTCAACGGCACGCCGTGCGGCAGCGGCCTCGGGGCGGTGGCGCTCGCCCGCGCCGCGCGCTTCGTCGCCTGGGCCGACGCCACGGCGGCGCTGACCTTCGAGGCGCTCGGCGGCCAGATCGCGGCATTCGACCCGGAAAGCCTCGCTTTGTTGCGCTCGCCCGGCATCCGCGAGACCGGCGACGCCCTGCGCCGCCTGCTCGACGGCAGCCCGGCGCTCGCCGCCAGCGCCGGCCGCCGCACCCAGGACGCCTTGAGCTTGCGCGCCGTGCCGCAGGTCCACGGTGCCGCCCGCGACGTGTTCGAGACGACCGGCAACACCCTCGACCGCGAACTCGCCTCGGTCACCGACAACCCGGCCGTCGCCGGCACCCCGGAGGAGCCGAAGGTGTTCTCCGAGGCCCATGCGGTCAGCGCCTCACTCGGGCTCGCCCTCGATTCGCTCGGCGTCGCGGTCGCCGAGATCGCGGCGATGTCCGAGCGCCGGCTCGACCGATTGGTGAACCCGCTCGTCAGCGGCCTGCCCGCCTTCCTCGCCGAGGACGGCGGCGCCTCGTCGGGCTTTATGATCGCGCAATATGCCGCCCTCGCCCTCGTCGGCGAGAACCGCCGCCTCGCGGCCCCGGCGAGCCTCGATGCCGGCGTCACCTCCGCACTCCAGGAGGACCATCTCGTCCATTCGACGCCGGCGGCGCTCAAGGCGCTCACGATCCTCGACAATGCGGAGCAGATCCTGGCGATCGAACTCCTCGCCGCCGCCCAGGCGAGCGAGATCGCCGGCTTCGGCGGCGCCCGTGGCACCGAGAGCGTCTACGAGCGGGTGCGTGCCGAGATCGGTCCCTATCGCGACGACAGGCCCCTGTCGGACGACCTCGCCCGCGCCGCCGCGCTGATCCGCGGCACTCTCGCGCCGCAGGGCTGA
- the uvrC gene encoding excinuclease ABC subunit UvrC: protein MSVPPEDSSTESAPDPVPTPAESPAAVEPVRADGPEAMEEEPTELASVELPEGETPLKRGVAVIADVVKRLPNGPGVYRMIAANGDVLYVGKARSLKKRVTSYTRPTGLSSRIVRMIQATSAMEFVSTRTETEALLLEANLIKRLRPRFNVLLRDDKSFPYILIRRDHPAPPIEKHRGARTKTGDYFGPFASAGAVGRTLNALQKAFLIRSCTDAVYETRTRPCLLHQIKRCAAPCTGEISLEDYGELVREARDFLAGKSGTVKAELARAMEHAAEELDFEHAAIYRDRIAALSHVTSHQGINPQSVEEADVFAAYQEGGHTAIQVFFFRTGQNWGNRAYFPKADPSLEAGDVLESFLAQFYDDKPVPRLVLLSHALPEQELLQTALSEHAGRKIEVAVPQRGEKRDLVEHALTNAKEALGRRLAETSTQGRLVEGLAAAFGLDRAPRRIEVYDNSHIMGTSPVGAMIVAGPEGFVKKEYRKFNIRSTEITPGDDFGMMREVLSRRFGRLVREAGPRAGGDPTEADDDGGEESAADVSGVGPWPDLVLVDGGAGQLAAARAILDDLGIAPSDLAVVGVAKGVDRDAGRETFYIEGRQPFRLPVRDPVLYFIQRLRDEAHRFAIGSHRARRSREFVANPLDEIAGIGPTRKRALLRHFGTAKAIGRAGVEDLMAVEGISESLARVIFDHFHDGAT, encoded by the coding sequence ATGTCCGTTCCGCCCGAGGATTCGTCGACCGAATCCGCCCCCGATCCCGTTCCGACCCCGGCCGAGAGTCCGGCCGCCGTCGAGCCCGTGCGGGCCGATGGGCCGGAGGCGATGGAGGAGGAGCCGACCGAGCTCGCGTCGGTGGAGCTTCCCGAGGGCGAGACGCCGCTGAAGCGCGGCGTCGCCGTCATCGCCGACGTGGTGAAGCGGTTGCCGAACGGGCCCGGCGTCTACCGCATGATCGCGGCAAACGGCGACGTGCTCTATGTCGGCAAGGCGCGCAGCCTCAAGAAGCGCGTCACCTCCTATACGCGGCCGACCGGGCTCTCCTCGCGCATCGTGCGGATGATCCAGGCGACCTCGGCGATGGAGTTCGTCTCGACCCGCACCGAGACCGAGGCGCTGCTCCTCGAGGCGAACCTCATCAAGCGGCTGCGGCCGCGCTTCAACGTCCTCCTGCGCGACGACAAGTCGTTCCCCTACATCCTGATCCGGCGCGACCATCCGGCGCCGCCGATCGAGAAGCACCGCGGCGCGCGCACCAAGACCGGGGATTATTTCGGCCCGTTCGCCTCCGCCGGCGCGGTCGGGCGCACCCTCAACGCGCTCCAGAAGGCCTTCCTCATCCGCTCCTGCACCGACGCCGTCTACGAGACGCGGACGCGGCCGTGCCTCCTGCACCAGATCAAGCGCTGCGCGGCCCCCTGCACCGGCGAGATCAGCCTCGAGGATTATGGCGAGCTCGTCCGCGAGGCGCGCGACTTCCTCGCCGGCAAGAGCGGGACGGTGAAGGCCGAGCTCGCCCGGGCGATGGAGCATGCCGCCGAAGAGCTCGATTTCGAGCATGCCGCGATCTACCGCGACCGCATCGCCGCGCTCTCCCACGTCACCTCCCACCAGGGCATCAATCCCCAGAGCGTGGAGGAGGCCGACGTGTTCGCCGCCTATCAGGAGGGCGGGCACACGGCGATCCAGGTGTTCTTCTTCCGCACCGGCCAGAACTGGGGCAACCGGGCTTATTTCCCGAAGGCCGATCCGAGCCTCGAGGCGGGCGACGTGCTCGAAAGCTTCCTCGCCCAGTTCTACGACGACAAGCCGGTGCCGCGGCTAGTGCTGTTGTCCCACGCGCTGCCCGAGCAGGAGCTGTTGCAGACCGCGCTCTCGGAACATGCCGGGCGGAAGATCGAGGTCGCCGTGCCCCAGCGCGGCGAGAAGCGCGATCTCGTCGAGCATGCGCTGACCAACGCCAAGGAGGCGCTCGGCCGCCGGCTCGCCGAAACCTCGACCCAGGGCCGCCTCGTCGAGGGCCTCGCCGCCGCCTTCGGCCTCGACCGGGCGCCGCGGCGCATCGAGGTCTACGACAATTCCCACATCATGGGCACGAGCCCGGTCGGCGCCATGATCGTCGCCGGGCCAGAAGGCTTCGTGAAGAAGGAATATCGCAAGTTCAACATCCGCTCGACGGAGATCACCCCGGGCGACGATTTCGGCATGATGCGGGAGGTGCTGTCGCGCCGCTTCGGCCGGCTGGTGCGGGAGGCCGGCCCGCGCGCCGGCGGCGATCCGACCGAGGCCGACGACGACGGCGGCGAGGAGAGCGCGGCGGACGTCTCGGGTGTCGGCCCGTGGCCGGACCTCGTCCTCGTCGACGGCGGTGCCGGCCAGCTCGCGGCGGCGCGCGCCATTCTCGACGATCTCGGCATCGCGCCGTCCGACCTCGCGGTGGTCGGCGTCGCCAAGGGCGTCGACCGCGATGCCGGGCGCGAGACGTTCTACATCGAAGGGCGGCAACCCTTCCGCCTGCCGGTGCGCGATCCGGTGCTGTATTTCATCCAGCGGCTCCGCGACGAGGCGCACCGCTTCGCCATCGGCTCGCACCGGGCGCGGCGATCGCGGGAATTCGTGGCGAACCCGCTCGACGAGATCGCCGGCATCGGCCCGACCCGCAAGCGCGCGCTTCTCCGCCATTTCGGCACCGCCAAGGCGATCGGCCGCGCCGGCGTCGAGGACCTGATGGCGGTCGAGGGCATCTCCGAGAGCCTCGCCCGCGTCATCTTCGATCATTTCCACGACGGCGCCACCTGA
- a CDS encoding TDT family transporter, whose translation MSEQMISGHATTGAAIPAPVLAPSAPSAAGGTFADVIRRFTPNWFAATMGTGVLALALNQFPLPIPGLHAVGTGLWLFNIALFITFSVLYGARWVMFPREARRIYGHSAASMFFGTIPMGLATIVNGFLAFGIGLIGDQAVAIATGLWWFDAALSLVIGVGVPYLMFTRQDHTMEKMTAIWLLPIVAAEVAAGSGGLLAPHLAPAQGFQVLVLSYVLWAYSVPAAFSVLTVLLLRLVLHKLPGRDMAASGWLALGPIGTGAFGLIVLGGDAPAAFAAAGLGEVGRVAFGLGLVGGLMMWGFGLWWLALAVLKTLHYARSGMPFNLGWWGFTFPLGVYSLATLALARTTGLAFFQVFGAVLVVGLTAFWAVVAVRTLRGALSGALFISPCLIEAAMREQSDVV comes from the coding sequence ATGAGCGAGCAGATGATCAGCGGACACGCGACCACGGGCGCGGCGATCCCGGCGCCGGTCCTGGCCCCGAGCGCGCCGAGCGCGGCGGGCGGCACCTTCGCCGACGTCATCCGCCGCTTCACCCCGAACTGGTTCGCCGCGACCATGGGCACCGGCGTGCTCGCGCTTGCTCTGAACCAGTTTCCCCTGCCGATCCCCGGCCTCCACGCGGTCGGCACCGGGCTGTGGCTCTTCAACATCGCCCTGTTCATCACCTTCTCGGTTCTCTACGGGGCGCGGTGGGTGATGTTCCCCCGCGAGGCGCGGCGCATCTACGGCCATTCCGCCGCCTCGATGTTCTTCGGCACCATCCCGATGGGCCTCGCGACCATCGTCAACGGCTTCCTGGCCTTCGGGATCGGGCTGATCGGCGATCAGGCGGTCGCGATCGCGACGGGGCTGTGGTGGTTCGATGCGGCGCTCTCCCTCGTGATCGGCGTCGGCGTGCCCTACCTGATGTTCACCCGTCAGGACCATACGATGGAGAAGATGACGGCGATCTGGCTCCTGCCGATCGTCGCGGCGGAGGTCGCGGCGGGCAGCGGCGGCCTGCTCGCCCCCCATCTCGCCCCGGCGCAGGGCTTCCAGGTTCTGGTGCTCTCGTACGTGCTGTGGGCCTATTCGGTGCCGGCCGCCTTCTCGGTGCTGACCGTCCTGCTGCTCCGCCTCGTGCTGCACAAGCTGCCGGGGCGTGACATGGCGGCCTCGGGCTGGCTCGCCCTCGGCCCGATCGGCACCGGCGCGTTCGGCCTGATCGTGCTCGGCGGCGACGCGCCGGCGGCCTTCGCCGCCGCCGGCCTCGGCGAGGTCGGCCGGGTCGCCTTCGGTCTCGGTCTCGTCGGCGGGCTGATGATGTGGGGCTTCGGCCTGTGGTGGCTCGCCCTCGCGGTCCTGAAGACGCTGCATTATGCCCGCAGCGGCATGCCCTTCAATCTCGGCTGGTGGGGCTTCACCTTCCCCCTCGGCGTCTATTCCCTGGCGACCCTCGCCCTCGCCAGGACGACCGGCCTCGCCTTCTTCCAGGTGTTCGGCGCGGTTCTGGTCGTCGGTCTGACGGCCTTCTGGGCGGTGGTCGCGGTCAGGACGCTGCGCGGTGCGCTCTCCGGCGCGCTGTTCATCTCGCCCTGCCTGATCGAGGCCGCGATGCGGGAGCAGTCGGACGTCGTCTGA
- a CDS encoding LysR substrate-binding domain-containing protein yields the protein MTLEQLRIFVAVAERQHMTRAAEALNLAQSAASSAVAALEARYGVPLFDRVGRRILLTEAGRVFLGEAQAVLARAEAAERVLAEFGSLDRGSLSVHASLTIAGYWLPRHLVAFRRAHPKVVLHLSVGNTAQVALAVETGTAELGFVEGTVDNPDLLVTAVARDRLVVVVGPGHPWIADPPRTPADLAAGSWVLREPGSGTRSAFEQALARFGVAPEGLDAALELPSNEAILAAVEDGFGATAISDVIAAAGIAAGRLTRLPIDLPERAFHVLRHPERHPSGAAKALLAVIAAAPARRPTPHT from the coding sequence ATGACCCTCGAACAGCTCCGGATCTTCGTGGCGGTGGCCGAGCGCCAGCACATGACGCGGGCGGCCGAGGCGCTGAACCTCGCCCAATCGGCGGCGAGCAGTGCCGTCGCGGCGCTCGAGGCACGCTACGGGGTGCCGCTGTTCGACCGGGTCGGCCGCCGCATCCTGCTGACCGAGGCGGGCCGCGTCTTCCTCGGCGAGGCCCAGGCCGTGCTCGCCCGCGCCGAGGCGGCGGAGCGGGTGCTTGCCGAGTTCGGCAGCCTCGACCGCGGCAGTCTGTCGGTGCATGCGAGCCTGACCATCGCCGGCTATTGGCTGCCGCGCCACCTGGTCGCCTTCCGCCGCGCGCATCCGAAAGTCGTGCTGCACCTTTCGGTCGGCAACACCGCGCAGGTCGCGCTGGCGGTCGAGACCGGGACGGCGGAGCTCGGCTTCGTCGAAGGCACGGTCGACAATCCCGATCTGCTGGTGACCGCGGTCGCGCGGGACCGGCTCGTCGTCGTGGTCGGCCCGGGCCATCCCTGGATCGCCGATCCGCCGCGGACCCCCGCCGATCTCGCCGCCGGCTCCTGGGTGCTGCGCGAGCCGGGGTCCGGCACCCGTTCGGCCTTCGAGCAGGCGTTGGCCCGGTTCGGGGTCGCGCCCGAGGGGCTCGACGCGGCGCTGGAACTGCCGTCGAACGAAGCCATCCTTGCCGCCGTCGAGGACGGCTTCGGAGCGACGGCGATTTCCGACGTGATCGCCGCCGCGGGCATCGCGGCCGGGCGGCTCACCCGCCTGCCGATCGATCTGCCGGAGCGCGCGTTCCACGTCCTCCGCCATCCCGAGCGCCACCCGAGCGGCGCCGCGAAGGCCCTCCTCGCCGTGATCGCCGCGGCCCCGGCACGGCGGCCTACGCCTCACACATAA